The sequence ATAAATTGCGGTTGCCGAAGCATCTTTTAAAACAGTAAAAGTTTCTATATCATTTGGATTAATAAAGGTTAAAAAATTGGAACTGCCGTTAATATTAGTATTGTCAATAGGCATACCATCGACAATAATCAAGGGGTCATTAGAAGCATTTAATGAAGAACCGCCCCTGATCCGGATGGTGGCTCCGCTGCCGGGTTGGCCGCTTGCAGTTGTGATGACCACACCTGCTGCTTTACCAACCAGCAAATCTTGTGGAGAGGTTATTGCGCCGCGGTTGAAATCCTTGGAATCAACGGCTGTGACCGAGCCGGTTGCATCGGATTTTTTAACCGTACCATAACCAATAACCACTACTTCTTGCAGGCTGGAGGAAGTAGGTTCCAGGGTTACATTAATAATTCCGGCGTTTTCGACCATTTTTTGTTCCGTCTTATAACCCATATAGGAGAATAAAAGAACAGAGTTTTTGGGCGCTTTAATATTGTAGTTGCCATTAATATCCGTGGTCGCTCCTCTTGTTGTACCCTGGATAACCACATTTACGCCAGGCAAGGCTTCTTTTGATGAACCATCAGTCACCTGTCCCTGAATCTGTACTTCCTGTGCCAAAACCTGCCAGGAAGCCATCATCCATAAACACAAAATAGGGATGATTCGAATTAATTTTAAATTTCGTTTCATAATAAGAATTTAGTTAGTAATAAGGAATTAATTTTTCAATACATGCATCAATCACGAAACAAGATTGAATTTTTTTTCTTTTCTTTTTTTAGGTTTCTCTTTTAGCCAAAGAACGATTAAAATCTGAACGAAATTTACGAAGGTTTTTTAAATATTATCCTGATGAAAGTCTACATTTTACAGGCATTTTGGGATATTTTTAGTGCAAACGAAACCGCAAACGTTTGCGAATCCGTTTGCATCAAAAATCGTATGTTGTAAAACATAAAAAATATTTAATTTCTATATGTTAATGGAAAAATATTTAATTTAAATAATTATAAATTCTCTTAACAGTACTAGGTTTTTTATTTATTTTATTATTTTTACTGTAAATAATTACTACGATGAAGATACATCAGGTAACCATAAAGGATATTGCAAATATTCTGGGTATTTCGATTTCGACCGTTTCCCGTGCTTTAAAAAACCATCCTGATATCAGTGAAGAAACAAAAAACCAGGTAAAAGAATTGGCTGTTAAATTGAATTATGAGC is a genomic window of Bacteroidota bacterium containing:
- a CDS encoding carboxypeptidase-like regulatory domain-containing protein, which codes for MKRNLKLIRIIPILCLWMMASWQVLAQEVQIQGQVTDGSSKEALPGVNVVIQGTTRGATTDINGNYNIKAPKNSVLLFSYMGYKTEQKMVENAGIINVTLEPTSSSLQEVVVIGYGTVKKSDATGSVTAVDSKDFNRGAITSPQDLLVGKAAGVVITTASGQPGSGATIRIRGGSSLNASNDPLIIVDGMPIDNTNINGSSNFLTFINPNDIETFTVLKDASATAIY